A single window of Candidatus Binatia bacterium DNA harbors:
- a CDS encoding MFS transporter, which yields MAYGPPVVGAASMLFFAQFYFLNFATDVLLLSPALIGGIFALGRLWDALTDPLVGTWSDRTRSRLGRRRPWLFASTPLLLLTFAMLFLPPAGLSEGLTLIWITIGLFSFYTALTAYLVPSQALGAELTDDHHDRSRVFGLRGAFFTMGMVYAFGGMQYVINASDPRAALGPVVAVGLGLGLLLLIPPLLVKEREEFQGRGSPHPLQAMRDVLRNPHARLLLFVQFVEMAGAGVLGILSPYMMKYILKRPDLVGILPAIFVVFSVASIPVWVRLMRKYGKRNVWVVSMVLFAFSFGAIAFVEPGQWQWMAGLLLIAGTAAGCGAAAGPSILADVIDYDEFLTGERKEGAYSAAWGFSIKSANAVIISVTGFALALAGFEPNAEQSYQAEFTLRALFGGLPFVLYIAGAFLFSRFQLNETEYAKIRLDLDRRREP from the coding sequence ATGGCCTACGGCCCACCGGTGGTGGGCGCAGCGTCGATGCTTTTTTTCGCGCAATTCTATTTCCTCAACTTCGCGACAGACGTGTTGTTGCTGTCGCCAGCCCTGATTGGTGGAATTTTTGCACTCGGCCGATTGTGGGATGCCCTGACCGATCCGCTCGTGGGGACGTGGAGCGACCGGACGCGGTCGCGTCTGGGGCGACGTCGTCCATGGCTTTTCGCGAGTACGCCGCTGCTCTTGCTCACCTTTGCGATGTTGTTTCTCCCGCCGGCGGGGCTCTCCGAGGGGCTGACCCTGATCTGGATCACGATCGGTTTATTCAGCTTCTACACCGCTCTCACCGCCTATCTCGTGCCCAGCCAGGCGCTCGGTGCCGAATTGACCGATGACCATCACGACAGATCGCGGGTATTCGGTTTGCGCGGCGCCTTCTTCACGATGGGCATGGTCTATGCGTTTGGCGGGATGCAATACGTGATCAACGCGTCAGATCCACGTGCAGCGCTCGGACCGGTGGTCGCCGTCGGGCTGGGGCTCGGCCTCCTGCTGCTGATACCGCCCCTGCTGGTGAAGGAGCGGGAGGAATTTCAGGGCCGCGGTTCGCCGCATCCTCTTCAGGCGATGCGGGATGTCCTGCGCAATCCTCATGCGCGTTTGCTGCTTTTCGTTCAATTTGTCGAGATGGCTGGCGCCGGGGTGCTCGGCATCCTGTCTCCTTATATGATGAAGTACATCCTGAAGCGGCCCGACCTCGTCGGAATTCTTCCGGCAATTTTCGTGGTCTTCAGCGTGGCGTCGATTCCCGTATGGGTCCGCTTGATGCGGAAGTACGGCAAGCGGAATGTCTGGGTCGTTTCGATGGTCTTGTTTGCGTTCAGTTTCGGGGCGATCGCATTTGTGGAGCCCGGACAGTGGCAATGGATGGCTGGACTTCTTTTGATCGCCGGGACCGCGGCTGGCTGCGGCGCGGCCGCGGGGCCCTCGATTCTGGCCGACGTGATCGACTATGATGAGTTCCTGACCGGGGAGCGCAAGGAGGGCGCCTACTCGGCGGCCTGGGGCTTCTCGATCAAATCCGCGAACGCGGTGATCATCTCTGTCACAGGTTTCGCGCTTGCGCTGGCTGGCTTCGAACCCAATGCGGAGCAGTCTTATCAAGCCGAGTTCACGCTCCGGGCACTCTTTGGTGGGTTGCCGTTCGTTCTTTATATAGCCGGCGCTTTCCTGTTCTCGCGTTTCCAACTGAACGAAACCGAGTACGCGAAGATCCGTCTCGATCTCGATCGCCGCCGCGAGCCTTGA
- a CDS encoding glutathione S-transferase family protein: MLKLHFAPNSRAGRIVWLLEELGLDYEVNRMDFHPKDLKSDEHRERHPLGRVPVLDDGDVSIYESGAIVEYVLARHGDGGLKPAVDSPEFPEYLQWFHYCEGMVMPPMNTVVVHTMLLPPDRRDETVLGQAKKLLGRAIAAIDKALEGRDYLIGDFSAADVMLGHSLYMSNRFGEVSDEMANIKAYLGRVEARPAFQKAISL, translated from the coding sequence ATGTTGAAGCTTCATTTTGCCCCTAACTCACGGGCTGGCCGTATCGTCTGGTTGTTGGAGGAACTTGGCCTCGACTATGAGGTGAATCGAATGGATTTTCATCCCAAGGATTTGAAGTCCGACGAGCACCGGGAACGGCATCCGCTGGGTCGGGTGCCGGTTCTCGATGACGGCGATGTTTCGATCTACGAATCGGGCGCCATTGTCGAATATGTGTTGGCGCGCCATGGCGACGGCGGTTTGAAGCCGGCCGTGGATTCTCCCGAGTTCCCCGAGTATCTGCAGTGGTTTCACTATTGCGAGGGCATGGTCATGCCGCCCATGAATACGGTCGTGGTGCATACGATGCTGCTGCCCCCCGACCGTCGGGACGAAACCGTGCTCGGGCAAGCCAAGAAGCTTCTGGGGCGTGCGATCGCAGCCATCGACAAAGCCCTCGAGGGACGTGATTATCTGATCGGCGACTTCTCGGCAGCCGATGTGATGCTAGGGCATTCGCTCTATATGTCGAACCGATTCGGGGAAGTCTCGGATGAAATGGCCAATATCAAAGCCTATCTGGGTCGGGTGGAGGCTCGTCCCGCGTTTCAGAAGGCGATCAGTTTGTAG